TTTTTAACGTCAATCTTTTACTCGTTTTTCTCCCCCGTATTGGGATTAGGTAAAGATTGTGCATCCATCATGGGAATATTTTTGGGGAATTGAACATTTTTCCCACCGCCTCCCAAACGGTCTGGACGCAAGACCCTAAAGCTTTGCTCGATTTCGGCCAGGGTCATTTTTACCTCATCCCATCTGGAAAGAGTGGCATAGCGCAACGTCATGACGCCGGAAAAACTATTCCCTTGAGAAACAACGGCGCCCCTTAAAATCCCTTTTTTGAGGCCAGACCCACTCGCATTAAAAGTCACTTCTCTTTCGGCAACCTTCCAGCGCTGACCTAAGGGATCGATGAATTCAGGGTATTCCCGCTCTGAGAGAGTATCAATGGAATTAATCCGCGTTTGATGAATTTCAAAAATTTTTAAAAGTTCCTGAGCGGTAGGATTGCCAGGAAGATAGATAAAAAAATTAACAAGGAATCCATCCGCTTCATCCTCAGAGACCACCTCAAGATTGTATTCTGTTTCTTTTACATTCCAATTTTTGGGATAAGAAATTTTAAAAACCTGACCTTGATAGAGATTCATCGGCTTACTCTGAAAACTTTTAAAACTCGCTGAAACTGCCTCAAGGGTTGGCCGTAACATTTCCCATTCTTCTTGTGGTGCCCATACCGACTGGTAAATGCCCTTTAAATTTTTCTGAATGGCTTTAACTTGCCCTTGAATTTTTACACCACTTACAGAACCTTCAAGTTCGGCCGTCACTTGGTCGGATATTTCTTTGAGGCCGTTCACTGAAAAATGGGCGTTTAGATTTTGCAAGGCTTTCGCTTGAATTTGAAACTGCGTTTGGAAAAAATCTAAGAGCTTTATCCCCTCTATTAATAAAATAGGCCGAATCAGTATCGCTGCAGAAGCCATAGGATCTCTGCGCACTAAAATTTGCCCCAAATCAACGGCTATTTGCCAACCTTCCGGAACACGCATCGAAAATCCTAAATACCGATTCTCATAGATTCTCATGGGAAGAACTGAAGAACTTCCTGACATGACTGGATGAACACCAGAAACTTCGACAGGAAGCACCTCTGGATGGATGGGTATCTTTCTCCCATCGGGCAGTTCTATTATTTCTCCATGCATTTGCTGAAGAGAAACATTTTGATTCCCTTGAAACTTTTGAAGAGGAGATTTTGCATGCCTTTGTAAAAGAAAATTGAAAAACATTCCCAAGCTGACTAAAGCGATGAAAAAAATTCCCAGAAAGACTTTTTCTTTCAAATTCCAACGACGAATCTGAGTCAACAAGGATTCCGAAAAATCGGATGGCGAATCATGAGATAGATGATGAGAAGTATTTTTTAGGGAGGTAGCCATTTTTATTTTACAGACCTCCTAAGGTGTATTATACTTTAGAAAAAGCCATTAATCAAATTTGGAACACGTGCGAGTTAGGCCATGAAAAAATTTCTTTTCCTAACCATCATTCTTCTAGATTGTTCCATCCATAACTTCATTTTTGCTCAATATGCAGGTCCTCCTAATTTTGGTACAAATTTGTCCTCAGGCCTGACCTATACCCATCCTCAAGGGATTTTTACGCTTCAATTTCCTCAAGGTTGGATCCAAACCCAACTCACAGATCTAAGACAGGCTGCTTATTTTATTGATGTTCAAGGAGGAGTAATCCTGGCCGAGGCAGCCATTTATCTGGAGACGATTCCCCAAACAGTCACTCCTCAAGTATATGCCATTGCAGTCGAGCAAAATACACTGCGCAACACACTCAATTATCAAAGAGGCCTTGAGAATACGTTAACTCTCAATGGACAAATCGTCGCTCATCGTCAATTTACATACGGGGTGAATCTCCAGGGCCAAATGAAAACAGTTTGGGCCGAACACTATTATTTTGTTTCAGGCAATATTTCAGGCAATATGGGAATTGTACTCCATTTTGCAACCTATCCCCAGACTGCCGCTCAACTTAAACTCCAACTAGATGAAATCGTAAAAAGTTTCAGAGTCTTCGGCCCAAACACAACACAAAATTTTCAGCCGTCCCAGGGACAAGTTCAAGCCCCCGTTATGCCCCATTTTATGTTAAATCAGCCAACCGCTTTGGGAACTCAACTGCTCCCTCAAACCTCTTCACCTCTTTCAAACTCAATGCCCTCAAAACCTGGGGGCAATAATGATGGAAATTCAAAAATCAAAGATCAAAAATCAAAATGACAGATTAAAATCCAAAATGCATCTTATGTCTAGTCTTGTGAAAAATTTTGATTTTTGATTTGTCACTTTGCATTTCGATTTTTGGATTTTGATTTTATGACAACAAAGGTCATATGCTCCAAAAAAAGTGGCTGTATTTATTACTGATCGTGCTCTTCACAAATGAAGCGGGTCTCATTGCCGAAAATAATCCTGCGAATGGCTTTGTCTATGAAGACCCTGAAGGCCGCTTTACGCTGGGTTTTCTGGCAGGATGGATCCAAGGGCATGCCTCGCAAAATCAGCAAGCCTATTTTTCTTACTGCGAAAATGGAATCACTCTTGCGGAAGTCATTATTTATTCCTATCTCCTTCCCCATGCCATGAACGAAAACGACCTCCAAGCCGAAATCGAAGAGAATTCTTTTTATCGTGCCAACACAGCCACCCCTTACCTCAACGATGCCATTAAAGATTTTGGATTTTTTACAGCCGCCATTTCTGAATATAGTTACGTGGCCGCAAATCAATCGCATATTCGATTTCTTCAATACTATTTTATCCATGCCTATACAGGAACAGGGATTGTGATCCGACTTTCAGCCCTTGAAAAATCCTGGCCTGAGATGGAAAAAAAATTTAAAGAAATGATGAAAAATTTTAAGCCAGCCATTTCCCATATTTCTTTAGAGCCTGGAGGAAAAAATTCCTACGTAAATTTAGTTCAGTCCACCCCATCACTTTCCCTAACACAATTGGCTCAGCAAAATTTGAATTCCGTTCAACCTCCTCCCATTTTAACGAATCCAGAACGGTTCATGCCGCAATATCCATGGAAAATTCCAGAGGTCCCGACCCCCTATGACAAAAATCTCTGGAATAAGACCACGGCGATGAAAAACATCGCCAAAAATGATCCTTCACTGCAAGCCCTGGTCCCCATCCTCGAGCAAAAAGAAAAGGAGTATGAAGCTAGGGTCAAAATGGCTGAAGCACAAAAGCAAAAAGCTCCCCCAACTCAAAATACGACGACTCCAACCCAAACGCAAGGAAATGAGCTCCCATCCGGTTCAGCCATCACCAGTGTTCTCACCACACAAGGACCCGCAGATTTTACAGGGAATATTTATGGAAGAATGGAAGCGACCCTTCCCCCCCAAGAAAAAGAGGCCCTAACTCGTGCTCGCAATCTTGGCCTTGAAAAATGGGAAGATCCCCTGCATCGATTCTCTCTCCTTTATCCGAAAGATTGGACCCGAAATCAGAAAGGCGAGTGGTATCTTTCCTTTGATGGACCGGGCAGCACACAATTTTTGATTCTTGCATTGATGGACCATCAGGCCACAATAGATTTTTTCCAATCTTCGGTCAAGGGCCGAACCCCATTAGAAAGAAAAGAGTGTCCTCTCAAGAGAGCTCATGGGACTTTGAAAGCAACGCTCACCACTTTCCCCTCAAAAACGGAAGACTCAAAAGTGGAATTGATCATGACGGCCCTCTTACCAGAGGAAGGGAATCTTTTTTTTCTGATTTCCATACCTAAGTTAATGTATGAAGATGAAAAAGATAAAGCAATGATTCAACAACTCATCAATGCCATGATCGAGGGAATTGAATTGAAGGGATAAATAATAAAAACAATTAAAAGTGAAAAATGAAAAATATAAAAACTATAAAAACAATGAAGACAACAATCAAAAAGATTTCCTTGTTGGTGTTTTTGTTGGCCATGACTTCTCGTTTAGCCTTGAGTCAAGTGGAACAAGGCCTTTCTTATCGGCATCCCGATGGAAGTATTTTCTTGCAATTTCCTGTCGGATGGGTTCAAAGCTCACCCACCAGCCCCGTTCAGTCCGCTTATTTTGTCTATCGACAGGGACGAACACCCATTGCTGAAACCATTATTTTTATTGAACCCTTGGTCCAAGCGGTGGATGCCCAAATTTATGCCATGGGGGCAGAACAGAATTCACTCAAGACGCTTGCAAGCTATCAAAAGTCTGGAGAAAGAGCCATTTCGCTCAACGGACAAAATGGAATTTGGAGACAATTCAGTTTTAATCAAACGGCTCAAGGAACGAATCAAATATTGGCCTGCGAGGAATACTATTTTGTGGTTGGAAATGCAGCTTATACCTTTCATTTTGGAACCTATCCTCAATTTTTTAATCCAATGAAAATTCAATTTGATCAAATCATACAAAGTTCCCGCATCGTTGCCGTAGGCCCTCTTCCCCCGATGAGTACAGCCTCTCAATCAACCGCTTATCCCCTGGTCTCACAAACAGTCCCCAATCCCGTGATGACGCCTCAAGCTAAAATTGACCTTCCTCCCCTTTCTCCTCAAGAAGGTCATATTCCTTCTTCTCTGGCAGGAGTGGCCCTGTACCCTCTTAAATCTTATACGGACCCTCATGGGAAATTTTCGATTCTTGTCCCTGCCTCTTGGATGACGATAGAAACAGCCAGTGGAATGCTCAGTGTCTCTGGAACCGGTTATGCCTTGACCTTAGAAATTCTTCCAGGCCCAGAAACGGCAGAGGCCATGCAAACGGTCATCACCCATGGAAAACAAATTATTTCCCAAGGAGACTGGTCGCTCACATCCCTCAAGGGAGTCGAAACTATTTTTAAGGATAAAGACCCTTCAGGAATTCCAGTGATTGAAATGCTTGTCGTGGTGAAAGAAAAAAGCATGACCTTCAGTTTCATTGCCCCTGAAAATGAATATGAGAATTCAAAAAAAGTGAGAGAGGAGATATTCAATAGTTTAAAGCTGAATTAACTTTGCTATGAAAATAAGTCTATCGTCAACCCAGCCTCGACTCGCCCTAACCCGAATTTCTCATCACATTTCTACTGCTCTTTGCCAATTCCGCTTGGGCAATTTTTTCACTCCGCAATCACATCGCTGGGATCGTTCGGATTGATATACCCGCCGCGGCCGGGGTCATAGTCTTGGGGAGTGACCCAGACCTGTCCTCCTGTTTTAGCAGATTCCCGGTAGCCACCTCCTTGCATGTATTCTGACCAATGACCTTCAGCCCTAGCTTCCGCCTCATTTTTGGCCTCCCAACTTTCCATCACACTCGAGGTATCCGCCGGGTGATTCGTTGGAAGCACCATGCTTTGCGCTCCTCCCCCCATCTTTTCCGGATGAAGAACTTTAAAACTTTTCTCAATGGCTTCAAGCATTGGAGACACTTCCTCCCATCTTTGAATAGGGGCTTGCCGAACTGAAACCATCCCGGAAAAACAAATCATTTGCCGAAGAATTCCAGAGGTGATCACCGATCGAAAATGTTCTCCCTTCCAATCGTACTCCATTTCACGGCCGCCAATCTGCCAAGATTGACCCAGGGCATCTTTGAAAGCAGGATAATTCTTTTGCTGTAAAATCAACCCATTTTGGATCTGAAGCTGATGAAGATTCCAATCCATAAAATGAAAAGGATCAGGATTCCCGGGGACATACATGAGAATGGCAATGCTGACGGCCGTCTGATCCGTCGCATCAACAACATCAATCCCATTTTGAGTCTCGCTCACTTGCCAACCTTCAGGATAATAAATCTGAAACACATTGCCCTGATACAATTTTAAGGGCTCACCTTGAAAACTTTTAAAACTTTCTGAAACGACTTGAAGCACTTGTTTCAACGAAGGAAAGTCTGCAATAGGGGCCCAGAACGCTCGATAATTTCCACGACGACCCTCGACGGTGGCTTGAACCATCCCTTGAATCTGGACTCCCTGAAGAACACCTTGAAACTGGCCTTTGGCACTCTTTCCCCTTTCTTCAACATTCTCTAAAGAAAGACTCCCTTGATGATTTTTGTAAATCCCTTCATAAATGGAAAAACTCATCTTTAGAAATTGCAGGGCATTCATGTCCTCTTTCAAAATAACGGGATAAACGATTACACCGGTCAGGGCTTGAGGATCTTTCTTCACCAATATTTTCCCCTGAGTCGCATTGAGATGCCAATTTTCTGGAATGCGAATGGAAAAACCCATAAAATGATCTTGATAAACCTTCATGGGAAGAGCTAAGGGTTTAATTCCGTTTGCGTCAGAGGAATTGGATAGTGCCCCATCCATTTTTATTTGAGAAATTTTTTTAACGGGAATTTTTGTTCCATCAGGAAGTTCTACGTAGTCTGTCGCGTTTTGAAAAGCGAGCGGTAAGGTTTCTTGAGAAGGAGTTTGAACAGAGGGTGGCTCGGTTAAGGCAGATGTTTTTAGATTTTGAGATGGATCGGCATGAGAATTATGAATCGGAGTCTGTTTCGAACATTTAAATGAAAAAATAAATCCTAAAATCAAAACGAGTAAAACAATCCCGCCTACAATTATTTTCTCTTGGAGCTTCCAAGATCGAATTTGGGAAAAAACCGCTCGATGAGAGAAGAGCATAGAAGTCCTCCCTGGCCTCCTTAAAATTTAACACTGATTGAGCCTCACCACAAAAATAAAAAAAACACCCCCTCCCCTTCCGAATCCAAATTTCATGTTGTATATTGTTTTTTAGATCTCTTAGATCTCATAGAAAGGACTTGTCATGAAAAAATTCCTTACAAAAAGCCTTTTTTTTATCATTCTCCTTAATTTTTCCGCTTTTTACATTTTTGGACAATATCAGCAGGCAAACTCATTTAACGATCCCCAAGGGCGAATGAGCTTACAATTAGGCCCGGGATGGCTTCAAATGCAAAACCAATCGGCTGGAGAACTTGCACACTACGCCTATGCCCAAAATGGAATCGCCGTGGCTGAACTGAGCATTGCTTCTGAAACGCTGCCCATAGTCCTTACACCGGCTCAATATGCCCAAGCCATTGAACAAAATGTGTTAAGTTCTCTCCCTCAATATCAGAAGCTTCAAGATCAACCTGTGAACATTGCAGGGGCACAGGCCCATTACTATCGATTCACCCTTCTCAAAGACACCCAAATGGGCAAAGTCCAAATGGCCGCTGAGCAATATTTTATGGTCCTTGGAAACTCCGGTTACCTCATCACCATCATGGTCCTTCCTCAACAATTTCAAGCTGTAAAACCGATCTTAGATCAAGTGATTCAAAGCATTCAGTGGGGACAAAGTGCACCCTCTGGACAAAATTTTCAAGCACCTATTCAGTATCCGGCTCCAAATTCTTCTCCAATACCAGTTGGATCTCAGAGCCCTCAAAACATGACAGCCCCTCCCATGACAAGCACTTACGGGTCTATGGTCCAAAATAATCCTTATCCCCCAATGAATTCCACCAATCCCTACGGCCAAAACTATTCTCAGAATCCTCAAGATTTAAACGCCATGTACGAACAATTTCAAAAACAGCAACAGCAAATGATGCAGCAGTACATGCAGCAGTATATGCAGCAATCTGCACAACAAATGAACCAGGCCGGACAAACGCAAGCGGGTCAAAATCCATACGCCATGCCGAATACAGACATGAATGCTTTGGTCCAACAACAAATGCAGCTGGCAACCTTGACACCGCCGCCTCTAGCCCCATCAACTCAATCTCAGCCGTTAATGAATCCGCAAACGATTCCAACTTATCCCATAGCCAATCAGAATCAGGCGCCTGCAAATACGAATTTAACCAATCCGACTCAAAATTATCCGCCTGTGGGGTCCGCAGTGGGAAATGCCCCGACGCCTTTGGAAACGCAGGGCCTCCAGAACCAGGCCAATGTCTCCGTGTCTCCTTATAAGGCACCTCTTGTACAAAGTCCTCCTCTTAAACCCTTTCAGGATCCCAAACAACGCTTTTCAATCGGAATCCCTGAAAATTTTTCTCCAGCAGAAAACCCAGCTGGAGCGCGTTTCACCGGTCCTCAATCGAGAGAAATTACGGTGGTAGAAATGGATGCCCCCGATGAGGCTCTCAATTCTCTCACCAAGGATAAAGAGGTTTTGGAAAGACGGGATGCCCAAGTTCGTTCAGGAGAAAAAATCATTACTGGAAAATTAATGATTTATTATTCGATCAATCCCCAAACGAAACAGAAATTTGTTGTGACAGCCTTGGCTGTCCCTCAAGGGAAACTTCTTTTCATGGTCATCGCCTTAGAAGAAACCTTTGTTAATGATTCGCAAATGCTCGTGGATGTGATCAGAAGTATTAATGTGCGAACGTAAGATTAATAGCTATAATTAGCATTATAAGTGTTGATTTTCTTAAATATCAGCATTAGTATTGCTGTTATGAGCTTTAATCGTATCCTCCATCTTCCACAATTATTAGAAAAAAAATCCTTTTTCCTATTTGGTTCACGTTCCACTGGAAAGAGTTATCTTATTCGTGAACAACTTGGGAATGCACTTGTTCTGGATCTTCTCAGGACAGAACTTTATTTTCGTCTTTCAAACCGCCCATCAGAACTCGAGGCTCTGATTGAAGGTGCGTCCCAGAGAGCTAATGTAGTTGTGATTGATGAAGTTCAGAAAATCCCTCAACTTTTGGACGAAGTTCATCGCCTGATTGAAGAAAAGAATATTATATTTCTGCTCACAGGGAGCAGTGCCAGAAAACTAAAACGAGGACAAGCTAATCTGCTTGCAGGCCGCGCTTGGACGGCCTATCTTTTTCCTTTATGCTGGCCCGAAATTAAAAATTTTGATCTGAATCGTTATCTTCGTTATGGGGGACTACCCAATGTCTATCAAAACCCGTTTCCTGAAGAGGAGCTGGATGCTTATGTTCAAACGTTTCTGAAAGAAGAAATTTTAGTGGAAGGGCTCATCCGTAAGCTTCCTCCTTTTTCAAGGTTCTTGAAAGCAGCCGCTCTTTCAACGGGTCAGCCACTCAACTTGACGCAGATTGCGAGTGACTGTCAGGTTCCCGCTTCTACCGTACGGGAACATTACTCTATTCTTGAAGACACATTGGTTGGATTTTTTTTGGAACCTTGGACTCGATCCCAAAAAAGAAAGGCTGCTCAAACCGCTAAATTCTACTTTTTCGACCCAGGGGTAACACACACCCTAACAGGAACAAAGACGCTAGATCGCAACTCAAATCTTTATGGGGCTAGTTTTGAACAGTTTATTGGGATGGAACTACGAGCCTATTTGAGTTATCGAAGAATTAAAGAGCCCTTGTCCTTTTGGCGTTCTCTTCATGGCTATGAAGTGGATTTTGTTGTGGGAGATCACACGGCTATCGAGGTTAAAGATACGCAACGCGTTTCACAGTATGACATGAAGGGACTTAAAGCGTTGAAAGAAGAGGCTGTTTTTAAAGAATATTATCTCATCAGTCAAGACCCTATTGAGATGAAAAAAGATGGAGTGACAGTGATTTATTGGGAAAATTTTCTTAAAAAATTGTGGGAAGATCAATTGTTCGTTTGATGATGAACACATGCTGGTTTTCATCGCTTGCTTCAATCTGTAGACCGATGGCGGGTCGATTTCCATCTTGTGAAAAATGTTCTGGACTTTTTTCATCATTTCATACTACCATGGTAGCATAAAAATCAAGACCTCTATAATACGATGAAAATCAAAACATCTATAACACTATCGAAAGACCTGTTCAAAATGATCAACCAGATGTTGGGGGAAGATCACAACCGTTCGGAGTTAATTGAACAAGCTCTGAGGGAATACCTTGCTCACCAAAAACAAAAGATTCAAGATGCAAAAGACTTGGAAATTTTAAATAAAAAAGCTTCCCATCTCAATGAAGAAGCCAAAGATGTACTTACCTACCAGGTAAAGATGTGAAACGTGGCGATCTTTATCGTGTTTACAAAGCTTCTTCTTTTGATCCCAAAAAATTTCGTGTTTTTGTGATTGTAAGTCGCCAAATTCTTATCGATTCAAAATTTAATACCGTTATTTGTGCACCTATCT
This is a stretch of genomic DNA from Chlamydiota bacterium. It encodes these proteins:
- a CDS encoding ATP-binding protein, producing MSFNRILHLPQLLEKKSFFLFGSRSTGKSYLIREQLGNALVLDLLRTELYFRLSNRPSELEALIEGASQRANVVVIDEVQKIPQLLDEVHRLIEEKNIIFLLTGSSARKLKRGQANLLAGRAWTAYLFPLCWPEIKNFDLNRYLRYGGLPNVYQNPFPEEELDAYVQTFLKEEILVEGLIRKLPPFSRFLKAAALSTGQPLNLTQIASDCQVPASTVREHYSILEDTLVGFFLEPWTRSQKRKAAQTAKFYFFDPGVTHTLTGTKTLDRNSNLYGASFEQFIGMELRAYLSYRRIKEPLSFWRSLHGYEVDFVVGDHTAIEVKDTQRVSQYDMKGLKALKEEAVFKEYYLISQDPIEMKKDGVTVIYWENFLKKLWEDQLFV